A genomic segment from Oncorhynchus clarkii lewisi isolate Uvic-CL-2024 chromosome 14, UVic_Ocla_1.0, whole genome shotgun sequence encodes:
- the LOC139366301 gene encoding beta-crystallin A1-2-like: MYRTTRSPMMQSLVNSGMGVAPFFKVTVFEQEHFQGKCQEFTSECCNIHECGLDIIRSIRVESGAWVGFEHHDFQGQQFILERGEYPHWDAYSGSLSYHVERLMSLRPIYCASHMSSRMMIFERENFMGRSVELCDDYPSLQAMGWSMPEVGSMHVQCGAFVCYQYPGYRGQQYIMECERHSGDYQHWKNWGSHSQTPQIQSIRRIQH; the protein is encoded by the exons ATGTACAGAACCACTAGATCACCAATGATGCAATCCCTTGTCAACTCGGGAATGGGCGTGGCTCCTTTCTTCAAG gtgactGTATTCGAGCAGGAGCACTTCCAGGGCAAGTGCCAGGAGTTCACCTCTGAGTGCTGCAACATCCACGAGTGTGGTCTAGACATCATCCGCTCCATCAGAGTGGAGAGTGGGGC CTGGGTGGGCTTTGAGCACCATGACTTCCAGGGCCAGCAGTTCatcctggagagaggagagtaccCCCACTGGGACGCCTACAGCGGTTCCCTGTCCTACCACGTGGAGCGCCTCATGTCCCTGCGTCCCATCTACTGTGCT TCCCACATGAGCAGTCGTATGATGATctttgagagagagaacttcatgGGCCGCAGTGTTGAGCTGTGTGACGACTACCCCTCCCTGCAGGCCATGGGCTGGTCCATGCCCGAGGTCGGCTCCATGCACGTGCAGTGTGGCGC CTTTGTGTGCTACCAGTACCCCGGCTACAGGGGCCAGCAGTACATCATGGAGTGTGAGAGACACAGTGGAGACTACCAGCACTGGAAGAACTGGGGCTCCCACTCCCAGACCCCCCAGATCCAGTCTATCCGCCGTATCCAGCATTAA
- the LOC139366300 gene encoding beta-crystallin B1-like — MSSDKSKAASQTDGKAAQSKKSEMGMMSYKMFVFDQENFQGRMVEISNECMNVCEMGMDRVRSLRIECGPFVGFEQMNFCGEHYILEKGEFPRWDSWSNCQKNDYLLSFRPVRMDPEKHKICLYEVGEFKGRKMEIMDDDVPSLFSYGFTDRVGSIMVSCGTWVGYQFPGYRGSQYLLEKGEFKHFNEFGARHPQFQSVRRIRDMQWHQQGCYTMASK; from the exons ATGTCCAGTGATAAGTCCAAGGCTGCTTCCCAGACCGACGGGAAGGCTGCTCAGAGCAAGAAGTCTGAGATGGGCATGATGTCCTACAAG ATGTTTGTGTTCGACCAGGAGAACTTCCAGGGTCGCATGGTCGAGATCAGCAACGAGTGCATGAACGTGTGTGAGATGGGCATGGACCGCGTCCGCTCCCTCCGCATTGAGTGTGGACC CTTTGTGGGCTTCGAGCAGATGAACTTCTGTGGCGAACACTACATTCTGGAGAAGGGAGAGTTCCCCCGTTGGGACTCTTGGAGCAACTGCCAGAAGAACGACTACCTGTTGTCCTTCAGGCCCGTCCGCATG gaccCCGAGAAGCACAAGATCTGCCTGTACGAGGTTGGGGAATTCAAGGGCCGTAAGATGGAGATCATGGACGATGACGTTCCGTCTCTGTTCTCCTACGGCTTCACCGACAGGGTCGGCAGCATAATGGTCAGCTGTGGAAC cTGGGTGGGCTACCAGTTCCCCGGATACCGTGGCTCCCAGTACCTTCTGGAGAAGGGCGAGTTCAAACACTTCAACGAGTTCGGCGCCCGGCACCCCCAGTTCCAGTCCGTGAGGCGTATCCGCGACATGCAGTGGCACCAGCAGGGATGCTACACCATGGCCAGCAAGTGA